Genomic window (Hippoglossus stenolepis isolate QCI-W04-F060 chromosome 11, HSTE1.2, whole genome shotgun sequence):
TATTTACAAATCAGACTTACCAGATTGGTACTTTGCAATCCTAGTTTGTCTTCTTTCAATCCAGAACAGTCGGCGATGTggctcctcctcagcctctaCTCTTGTGGTTGGCGTAGCTGGGGAAGCCAAACTGGGAGACCATCAGGTTGGAGAAGCAAAGCGGCATGAAGCCATAGATCTGCGTCAGCCTGTTCAGACAGTAGGACCTCTGGAGAAGGTGTTCGGGACGATGCCACATACCCTGGTACCCGCTGCTGGCCTCCTTCTCCAGGTTGCGAAGGTCCACAGGTTTGACAAAGACCCCAGAGGGTTTGTTGAATCTGCCTACAAACTTCAAATGTTTCCTCAAATACTGGGCTACAACAAAGTTCATGGCAATATCGTCGCAGTTCTGTGTTTCGTCCACCAGTGCATGCACGGCTGGAGGTTGGTCCTGGAAGAGCTGCAGGTAGCGGCGGTGAAAAAAGGCAGCACCGATAAGTACCATAGAGTatctgcaaaacaaataaagtgttCTTTCACATCAAAACAAGACAAGCGGCAACAAAGCATGGTGGTACAATGTATGATGCAGTATCAGAAAAAAAAGTTCCACTTACCTATCGCCTCCAGCCGTTTCTGGATCCTGCAGTTCAAAGCTGCCATAACTGTACACTCCTCCTGGTGTTGAGACGTGTTTCCGTGGAACAAAGCCAACAATCTGGTCTGAAAATTGCTGTGGAGCCAAATATGTGCATGATGCAACGACAAGTCATCCAAAATTCTGATGCTTTTCTATTAACACTATTAAAAATTGAGTAACAACAACAGTCTCATCTACATTATCTCTGAAGCTTATTACCTTCCAGACTGAGAAAGCAAAACTGATGTCGGGAACGCTGACCAGGGTGTCGTCATCCAGCATCAACACGGCTAAAGATCGGACGAGAGAGGTCAAACAAATTCCACcgtaaatattttaaaaacagacaaaacatataAGTCTGCATGAATATCTTTGAATAACTCAAATCATTCAAGCTCAAAGATTTACCGACCATCAGTGTCAATCTCAGGGAACGATTGTAGTCTGTTGCGCATTTGATTACTAGTCTGCTCCTTAAAGACCACAGGGACCGGATGAGGCCCCAAAGAGTTCCACAACTTCAGCGGTGTCTGCTCCCTTACATTATTCCACACTATGATGATCCGCTGCAGATGAGGCACCGCCTGGTAATGGTTGAGCAGTTTGAGGAGAATGTCCGTGCGGTTGTATGTTTGAATGACAATGGTGAACTTGTGCTCGCCCTCTGCGCTGTCGCCACGGTCGCCCTGTGCGGGATTCTCCTTTTGTGGTGTTGCACGGCGTAGCACTCCCAGGACGTCCAGGCCTCCATGGTCCTCTGCGGGAGGCAGCAGAGCCGTCAGGGCTGCACCGACCAGGAGGATCAGTAAGATTGGCCAGATCAAATAAGTTCTTCGCAGCCCCATGCAGCAACGGGGGACCCTGAAAGAAAGAGCACGTCCTATTACAGCGCAGTTGTTTGTCTTGTTGTTAACTTAATTTTAATTCCTTTTTACTTTCATGGTCTTATTTTTGCATCCCCTTTTCTATGACGTAGTATTCTAAAGGACCCACAGGTGAGTTAGAAAACCAGATAGATAACAATTGGGGGATAGTGCATAATATCTCTGGCTTTctaagagacagagaagaacacaaaaatgatgatACAATAATATTATATGaagtatttctattttcatctCATCTTTTCTTGATTCTCAtttctcttcttatttttatttctgcactTTCCCCTTGCGCTGCTGTGGCAATTTTGCATTTCCTCTACAGAGGATAAATTACATCTTATCTTAAGACCCAACATTGATTTGGCGAGATGAGCCGAGGTTTAGACCTGATTGTCCAAtagagaagctccatgtgaaGACTAATGGTTGAGTGGCCACTGTGACTTGGTCAGATTATAAAGCTCCTTTTTTGCAAGGTCAGCTCGGAGTCAGCGCTGGTTTCCTTGCTGCATCTGATACTGGAAATAAATACTTTTGCTGAAGACTTCATCCGTCACCAACGAACATACTTTATTACTTCACCCTTACGTCACCCAGCCAGATTTTCCCTCACACCCACAACACCAACATtagatttgatttgaacattttttcTAACAGTGGTTGTCAATCTTTAGCCCTTCAGGGATCCAATAACTGACAAATGAACCACGGACTCCTATTTAACAAGATGTCTGATCAGGATTTGTATAAGATTTCAGACCAGAGTAGTCGTACATTCCATCAGTGTGTTACTTATGGATGAaatatttccccctttttttgcTGGGGACCCCCTGGAGAACCTCTGGGAACCTATTTGAGAACCCTTGTTTTATGAGACACACGCATGTCTTTGCACTTGAAACTACCTGTTCACTGTGTAAACACCTTCCTGGACTCAAACTAAGGATTCTTGCCCACGTGAGGTTTTCTGGACTCACTGGATAAATgagaaaacaagtaaacaacaacagcctggtgcacacaaacaatgtcTCCTGCAGGATGACACGTGACACAGCTGCAGAGGACACACAAGCAAAGGGAGTTCTCCGGCTACATTCACATTCTGCATCTGTTCTTCAAGCAGATTAAACGTCACCTTAACACAACAACTGCCTTGTTTACTGACGCCaccattttatgttttgtttaccACACATCCTACTTCTTTAAATATGCGCCACACTTTGAGTTTACCGAGCTACCTCCCGATAGAGCTTCTTCTACACACTGGTCGCACAACAGAAACTGTCTCGGTTTCCATCAGTTTGAACTCACCTCATGTTGTTGGTGCTGGAAACAAACCGCTAGCTTCTCATGGTCGCCATATTGACTCCAACCAGAGAGCATGATAAAGGCGAGCTGTCAGAACCTAGCGTTAGCCGTTAGCCGTAATGAGTTAGCCGGCTGCAAAATTGACTTTTGTACTATTTAATGAAACATGAAAGTTGTCTCGGTGTTTTGAACTTGAGTCCAAACTCTTGCATGTTTTCATGACACTGTAGCACGTGGCTTTTCTTACGTTTGAGCTTATTTCGGGATTCTTTGCAAACGGACGCCATCTTCGTTGGCGCTTGATGCTTGTATGTTTCCGTGATTAGATTTTCCAACGGAGGCACATCTCCACTGTTATCAGAGATGCTACTGTAagaacacacactttcttcaTAACTTCAAATCTCAACAGCTGTTTACTCGGTAAGTTGTAAACTGTGGTTTTTATAAAGTCTGTTGTTGTAAAGAGGCGGATCTGTGATGCGCTTCTTTATTCACAGATTCTGACTTTCCTGATCAATAACTAATAAAAGttattcaaacagaaacaaagccTCCTTACAATCAAAATAAAGTACACAACGAGCTACAGTTGAATGTATACAAACGACTAAGTAACATACTTTATTAGTATTTATGTGCAGACGtgtaaataacattatttattagtatttgtgtgcagaggagtaaataacattatttttagtatttatGTGTAGTAAGCAGGGATCGTCTATAAAGTACCACACCGAAAAGGGAAACTACAAAAGATATTGGCTGCGTTGAGAAAGTCccaatcatctcctttcctaaccacttcTCCTTGACCCCGATGGAATAAGTCACTGGGTCAAGGAAAGCTGTGAAACAaaagctgtaaggagttagggAAGGAGAACCACTTACACTCTCATGTACAGTATTCTGTGCTGTGAGCTGACAGATCTAATAAGGTTTCCTGTTTAAAACCAAATGACACATCCTGAGAACTCAATAATAACTTGCTAAATCCTGTTATAGTATACAAACAATTTTGATTCAGGGGAATTTGCTCTGCTACAGCAGCAAAGTGTGCAGTCAGAAATAGACATCAGTAAAGTAATTATAAGTGCACATGCAATACAAACATAATACCTCTAACCACTCTAACCGcttgagccacagccgcctcaCATTATACAGGAGTGAAATCATTGGATAATATACCTGATCAAATTTACCCAATACTTTGCTAAAGGACATTTTACCCCAAAAAATGTTTGGAGTTTCACCCTTTGAATATTTTGCACTTTGTAGACGGTCCCTGAGCACTCCCGTCACTGCCGGGGGATGATGGGCGTGACTGTAGTCGCTGAGTTCTCCACTGTGattgaaccatagactgtatatggaTTGAACAGAGGCTTCGCTTGTGGTGTAACAAAGACTGTGTATAGCAGTGACAACCCTTCATGTATTGGTTATCGATCCGTGAATCTGAATCTGTGAACATTCTTCCATCTCTGCCTTGGAGCTTCTCTCCAGGTCGATCACCACTGCGTAAAACCGGATCATGGCGTCCGTGCTGGGTTGTCCCACAGTCCCACTTGCCAATGGTTTGCAGATCCCGATATTTGGACTAGGTATGTTTTAGTATTTACACATGATGTCAGTTAGTAACTTTTTAAGTATTATTGAAAAAACGAATGAAATGCGTATGTACACATCACATAACCCCGACATGTGCACTATTGCATGACTCAAACTTTATAATGGCTTTCATTCaactttttatatacagtctgtgcttttcaatgtaaaatgacagaaaagttaaattctgtcttttctttattttgactttaaatagtgattgaaatgtttttaaaacaagttaaatCTGCTATGGCAGTATTGCTCAATGTCTGAGGCTaaaggtttatgacctacactgcagctagccaccagggggcgatataCCCGCTTTGGCTTCAATTTATGGGTCTATgggaaaaactgtttcttaaAATGCCAATACtccaaaaggaaaacaacaaaaatagaattgaactgaattgatgTTGCATTTGAAGGCCAACACTTAATCAGTTAATTTCTCTCAATGCCAGGCACATCTCATGATGGTGGATACTCCCATGATGCCGTTGTGTACGCACTCACTGAGTGTGGTGTGCGTCACCTTGACACAGCAAAGCACTACGGCTGTGAGGAGATGCTGGGTAAAAGCATCCGAGATAGTGGCCTAGCACGAAGTGATCTGTGGCTCACCAACAAACTGTGGCCAGGGGACTACGGATACAAAGATACAAAGAAGGCCTGCATGGACTCCTGCTCAAGGATGGGGGTGGAATATTTCGGTATGGGCTGTGAAACGTAGAGAATCgtgaaacagaaacataacagAAACTGCTGTTTTGTGagttcagttttctttattatgATCGTCTTCTAGTTTTCATTCAAATCTCTCACTAAATCATCTTGCCCTATTTTCAGATCTGTACTTGATGCACTGGCCGGGGCCGAAGAAACCTTGTCGTTCCAACAGAGAGATGAGAGCCGACACCTGGAGAGCTTTGGAAGAGCTTTATAAAGAAGGTAGAGAATAAGAATGTGAAGGAGAAATAGAACAAGAAATAGAAGAAATAGAGTGGGACATTTATGAGTCAGAACTCTGTCTCTGTTACTGTAGGGGTATGCCGTGCTATCGGAGTGAGTAACTTCATGGTCCACCACCTGGAGCAGTTGAAGGAAGACTGTAGTGAGATACCACATGTAAACCAGGTAAGATATGATCAATAACTTAGTTAAATCTTTTAATACACGAGCAGGTAgttgaaaagaggaagagaaatgagTAAGTGATAATGacaaagaataaattaaaataggcaatcaaataaaaagtcttCTGTTAGATGAATCTGTAGAATTTTTTACAAAATCAGAAAACCTGTAGTGttgtgtatattttctttttgttgaaaGAAGGGTAATCTTGATTTAAAgaccacatttatttaattgctCCCTTGTGAAATTTACCCAGTTGTGAGATTATTCCCGCAGAGGCTAAATGTAGATGCACGACATGACGTCTCCCAAACATCTCtatagccccctggtggcttttTGTAATACAAGTCACAGACCATGTTAGCGGATGAGACATGGGTCATACGAAGAAATTAGTAACCTATGTCATTTTGGgtagtttgtgtttcttcttgaATTTGATAATATCAAAAATATATGATGACAGCTGAGAGTGGGATCTTGATACTGCAGCCCCACCCCCGAATCACtgctatatatacagtctatggtgtagACTTTGCCTCCAAATGACGACAACAGCAAAGGATGACAGCAtctgtatctgggatattttggcttcatttttgtacagtggcaggaagtggggacatgtcgtccatccttATACACGGTCTGTGCACGATTACCTCCTCCTACCTGTCCCAGTAACgttcaaaacatgaaaaagaaatgattcaATAACTGAATGAAAAATGTCTTCACCAACATGATTGGGGTCAAACTGCGTAGTTAACGTGCTCCTTTCTGAGATGCTCTAAAACAAGAATCCTTGGTGTGATGTTTATCACAGTGTTAGAGGATACGAGCACATTTTAGCTGAAGTGCCTACATACAGTAACTTCCCTgatgtcatttttaaataacatcaCCCAGGTGGAGTACCATCCTTACCAGCAGACCAATCAGGTAAAAGAGTACTGTCGTGAGGAAGGGATTGTTTTGGAAGGCTACAGTCCGCTGGCCAAGGGTCAAGTCCTCAGTGACCCCACTGTCTCCCAGATAGCAGAGAAGTACCGACGCACACCTGCTCAGATCTGCGTCCGCTGGAGTATTCAGGTTTCACACtgttcacacattttctctcctaATCTCAATTGGGCCTGACACATACAATACTCGCCTGTGAATGCCTCTCAACTGCAATTTCATTGTTCATTTTCCTCAGAATGGAGTTGTAACAATACCTAAATCCACCAAAAAGAAGAGGATACAAGAAAACTGTCAAGTGAGTTAAAAGTCCATTGcagtgttttcaaaataagaaatattaaGGAAGATAAATTACGTTGTGACGGAACCAGAAAGTAGGTATCACATCACAGAATACGTTTGAAAGTTAATTGTTAACATATCAATATTAAGGTTAATGACAgttcaaaagcaaaacaaccTAGGCTGtttcccaattcaggggccggACCTAAGCAGGACAATCTGGTGCACAGAGATTCACGACCGGAGCCTTTGTTGCTTGTGGATGAAAGGAGGTGTTAGTTGgctgctgtgatgcaatcagacttcaaatgcagcctctgaaggtTGTGGCCCCTGAATTTGGAAACAGCTCAAGTCAAACTCTTACTCATAGTCCGAAATGACCGAGCCATTCATTGTCTCATTTCACCTGttacctcctcttcctctttctctgcacacacaggtGTTTGATTTCCAGCTGGAGGAGGGGGACATGGCAGCGTTGGGAGGATTGCAAGATGGAAGACACGTTTCTTGGGATCCAACAAATGTGGAGtaataaaatgtggaaaacgCAAGGAGCATTTCTCCTGGAGCTGTTTTGTcagtaaaagcacattttattactgtaatttttaatatatagcaacattttaatttgtggtcACAATTTGCTTGTGAAATTCATCTATCTTAACTTCCTCTTGTTGGAAAGCGCTGCAGATCTCAATTGCCGTATAGAAATTGTAACTATAAGTGGTAGTCAATGGTAATACTGTACATGAGTCTTTGATCAtttttgtaaaactaaaaaagtaatTACTAAATAAACAGCTTCCCATCGATTAGACGTCTTTGTGTTCACAGAAGTCACCAAGCTCCAATTTCCTAAACCCCTAAATCTGTACCAGGGGATTAGCGTGAGGTGAGAGTGACAAAGAGCTGGTGGGCACGCAGGTTTTGAGGACCTGCTTTGCAGGTTAAGAGATTTAGGTCACTGGAAGACACGCCCAATCAGGAACACAATGCTCAGTGGAAGAGGACATCATGTTTTTTGCAAACGTTTGGACTTGTCCCACGGTGAAACTTTCTAATGGGGTCCGAATGCCAATACTTGGAGTCGGTAAGAATCAGTTTCGTATTTTCAAAACATTCGATTTGTTTACGGGCCATTCCGTGGAAGCTGTTCAGAGTCGGCCTTCATGTTTGACACTGAAATGTACCATagaatgtttaaaaagaaaagtgggtGACACATGACATTTATACTAGttcatggttttatttcttGGATTTACATATTTCCCATTGAAGAAGGAAGCATTGATACATCTAAAACCAAAAAAGTCTAAGCATTTACTGCAAATGGATGTGAAAAATGGTCTGAAGGgacatgagaaaatgttttattacttttactttatgaTAATTAATACAATCATGAGTTTCACACTGCCTAATTTTTCCATTAAAATTTATCAGAACCCAACAGTTTTTGTGGAATTATCTGTATTTTGGATTTAACCAGGTGCGTGTTCCAGTGACATTTCTCTGGATTGTGCCACATACTCCAACAATGGGTGataaaaaaaccaaacattttccacatttcGTCTTTTTCCTGTATCAAAGGCACATCTCAAATTGGAGGATTCTCTCAAGATGCTGTTCTGTTTGCGCTGCGTGATTGTGGCATACGCCTCATTGACACATCGAAGTACAATGGCTGTGAGGTGCATCTGGCCGAGGCCATCAGAGATAGTGGGGTGCCCCGAAGTTATCTGTGGCTCACCAACAAACTCTGGCCATTGGACTATGGATATGAAACTGCCAAGACGGCCTTTCACAAATCCTGCTCTCAGATGGGGGTGGAGTATCTTGGTATGGATGAAAGGAATTCATCCTCCACAACCCCTTACAACCCATGACCTTCTATTTGTTGTCAAATTCCAATGAAATCATTTAATCTATTTCAGACCTCTACATGTTGCACTGGCCAGATTCGATGCAGCCTGGTCGCTCGAACAGAGAACTAAGAGCTGAGGCATGGAGAGCTTTGGAAGAACTTTATGAAGAAGGTAAAGCATGTGATGGGATGCGAAGGCGGAGCCTCAAAGGGGTTTATCAATAGTGAAGCCCACAAGAGGGAGGGGCATGTACAAAGTAGAATTTGCAGTAGTTCATTTATTTACTAGGGTTGGTGCAAATGTCTATTATTTTCTTGAGACACAATGGTAATATCAATCTACAAAATTACAAGGTCAGTGACAcatctctatttctctctgctcctgcagGATTGTGTCGCTCCATCGGGGTTAGCAACTTTATGATTCACCATTTAGAACAATTAAAGGAGGACTGCGCTATCGTGCCACATCTTAACCAAGTAAGTTTTCCACAAAGTTCATCGCAAGAAAAGCTCTGAACCGGGACGTGACCTTTGTCTCAAACATACCTGACATTATTATAAGCACGATTGACACTCCAATAGGTGGAGTATCATCCGTTCCAGCAGCCCAATGAGCTGATCGAGTACTGTCGTCATGAGGGCATTGCATTTCAGGGCTACTGCCCATTGGCTAAGGGTCAAGTCCTGAGCAGTCCCACCATTATCCAGGTGGCACAAAAGTATGGACGCACACCTGCTCAGATCTGCATCCGCTGGAGTGTTCAGGTAATAGGAATGATAACCCATTGGAACTGtattagaaaaagaaaactgtgccACTAatatcgtatatatatatatacatatatacatatatacatacatacatacatacatacatatatatatattcatattcctCATAGAATGGAGCCATTACAATACCAAAGTCAACCAAAAAGGAACATGTGGCTGAAAACTATCAGGTGAGttgttaaaacatgaaaaaatacTTGGaataacgttttttttaattattattttaacaccATCTCTCCCTTTTTATCCTGCTCTTCACATGGTTTTAGGTGCTTGGATTCCAGCTGGATGAGGAAGACATGTTGGTTATAAACAagatgcatgatgggagacATGTGTCCTGGGATCCAAGAGATGTGGAGTGACACAAGGCACATTTGGGAGTTATCAGCTTCTCTCTGTCACATTTGATAACtgaattcaaatttaattaaataaaattgaatgaATCAAAACGTTATATTGGGTCACCATGTTTTGGCAGCTCAAATCAAAGAatatagtatatttatatagtatattatatattttttcacttttatctaGAAAGAAGAATAATTCTGAAACCAAATTATATGTGAATGTTTCTGGGCAACACTAATGCTAAGCAATTCATAATTAGATAGTTTTTACTGAGTATCAGTTGTGGGTTTAATTTATCCCTTTATGCGCATTGACTTTGAGTTGGATGAGAACATTtaccactcactcactcgtaTCTGTATGATGAATACAAAGCGAATGGCAGCCGTTGGTTAGCTTGGCTTTGCACAAAGagtgaaaatgtttgaatgcTCTTCCTTAAATGTGTCAAATTCTGACAAACAAGTAAGCAGACATTGAGTCAACAGCGGTTACTGAGGTCAAGAAGAAACCG
Coding sequences:
- the zgc:110366 gene encoding glyoxal reductase, with translation MASVLGCPTVPLANGLQIPIFGLGTSHDGGYSHDAVVYALTECGVRHLDTAKHYGCEEMLGKSIRDSGLARSDLWLTNKLWPGDYGYKDTKKACMDSCSRMGVEYFDLYLMHWPGPKKPCRSNREMRADTWRALEELYKEGVCRAIGVSNFMVHHLEQLKEDCSEIPHVNQVEYHPYQQTNQVKEYCREEGIVLEGYSPLAKGQVLSDPTVSQIAEKYRRTPAQICVRWSIQNGVVTIPKSTKKKRIQENCQVFDFQLEEGDMAALGGLQDGRHVSWDPTNVE
- the extl2 gene encoding exostosin-like 2, translated to MRVPRCCMGLRRTYLIWPILLILLVGAALTALLPPAEDHGGLDVLGVLRRATPQKENPAQGDRGDSAEGEHKFTIVIQTYNRTDILLKLLNHYQAVPHLQRIIIVWNNVREQTPLKLWNSLGPHPVPVVFKEQTSNQMRNRLQSFPEIDTDAVLMLDDDTLVSVPDISFAFSVWKQFSDQIVGFVPRKHVSTPGGVYSYGSFELQDPETAGGDRYSMVLIGAAFFHRRYLQLFQDQPPAVHALVDETQNCDDIAMNFVVAQYLRKHLKFVGRFNKPSGVFVKPVDLRNLEKEASSGYQGMWHRPEHLLQRSYCLNRLTQIYGFMPLCFSNLMVSQFGFPSYANHKSRG
- the LOC118117567 gene encoding uncharacterized oxidoreductase ZK1290.5-like, which encodes MFFANVWTCPTVKLSNGVRMPILGVGTSQIGGFSQDAVLFALRDCGIRLIDTSKYNGCEVHLAEAIRDSGVPRSYLWLTNKLWPLDYGYETAKTAFHKSCSQMGVEYLDLYMLHWPDSMQPGRSNRELRAEAWRALEELYEEGLCRSIGVSNFMIHHLEQLKEDCAIVPHLNQVEYHPFQQPNELIEYCRHEGIAFQGYCPLAKGQVLSSPTIIQVAQKYGRTPAQICIRWSVQNGAITIPKSTKKEHVAENYQVLGFQLDEEDMLVINKMHDGRHVSWDPRDVE